ACACATTGGATGTTACATGtggttttctcgagacgaggattttttgaaataaatgcaatattcaatgtttaatattttgagaaattgtgccctaacatattgggttgtgatttcttcatttgatttaaacaattgaatattcttttaaactttattacacgaatcttttcaaacttaagttttaaatgatctcgggaataaaaaagatcgtgtcctaacttactggtcgttaCCCCTTTTTTAtatccgagatagctaaatatcttttaaatgaGCATTTTTCATCTGCGTATCGAGAATTCGAGACATtttgtcctaacttactggatatgattctctttctcgaataacgtgaaatatgcccctttttctgaaaattttcaacgttttaatacaaggatcgtatttttgaaattcttcaaagttctcaattttcgacattaagacattaagtaatcaactaggtaccaattttgggcgtatcgagggtgctaatccttccttgtgcgtaatcgactcccgaacccgtttttttgaatttcgtggaccaaacttgttgttttttataaaatcaaaccgcttattaaaaacaatcacttttcggggtgatccaatcacacctcataaaaaaaggattggtggcgactcccgtttcatttgtcaaaacccaagtcgaccccgtttttataaaaaaaatggtgtcaacaaagAGAATTTCCAAATCTCATGAAACTCAATGCCTAGCGCAACAGATCTGAAAGATGCAGGAATCCATTTTTTAGATGACCTTATCCAAGATATGCAAAACCAGGAGCAAGGAAAAAAAGAACATGTTTGATATAACATTTGACAATGACACTAGAGAACTTAAGATTCCAACCTTAAAAGTCGGTGATTCCACAGAGCATGAGTTCTGAAATTATATGGCCTACGAACAATTCTTCGCATGGGAGGTGTAGGAACTAAGAAAACAGAATAAGAAATTTTAGCTGAAACTTAAGCTTTAAGCTTCAATATCTTGctaaacaaacaaagaaattcAGCTCAAGCTATAAGAACATATTACCTGAtagaaaattaaagttgaagAAGAATTTTCCAAAAGATTGAACAACATTTCATTGAGAGCATAATGGCATTACATATACCAAGCAATCAgcttgtcaaaaaaaaaaatgaaaatgttacCTAAACATACCTAACTCCACTAAGtcttaaaacttataaaaccTTGCTTGCACTCTTGGTTAAGCTGATTTATCAATCTATCAGCACCAAATTACATCAAGCATGTCAATAACTTAGTTCAAATCTAACTAAGCAACAAAACATTAGCTGAAAGGTAACAAAACAATAGCATATGCTTTAGCTACAACTTACATGCCTCGAACTGCCTTGGTCTACATGTAAGCCATCTTctaacactcctccttggcttGCATGCTGCAAATTCCCAACTTGGCTCTCAAATTCTTGAAGCTTGACACACATAAAGGCTTTGTCAAGATATCTGCCAACTGATCTTCCGAACTACAATGAACCAGTCTGATTTCTTGAGATTGTTCCATTtccttaaaaaaatgaaacttgATCTTAAAATTCTTTGTTTTCCCATGGAACACTGGATTCTTTGTAATTGCAACAGCGGATTAGCTATTACATCCGATCTCTATTGCTTCTCTTTGATGCAAGTTCATAACTGCCATGATCTTCCTTAACTAAATTGCTTGGTTAACAGCTCCTGCAGTTGCTACATACTCTGCCTCAACTGTTGATTGAGCAACAATAGTTTACTTATTTGAACTCCAACAAAAAATGGCTAATTCAAGGGTAAACAAATACCCTAAGGTGCTTTTCATATCATTTATGGATCCTGCCTAGTCACTGTTAGCAAAACCAAGGAGCTTCATGGTGTCGACCTTGGTAAACATTATCCCAAAGCTCAGAGTGCCTTTAATATATTTGAGCACTCTCTTTGCAGCTTGAAAATGGTTCACATTGCAGCAGCGCATGAACCTGGATAAGAGGCTGACTGCAAACATTGTGTCTAGTCTTGTGGCTATCAAGTAGAGCAGACATCCAACTAAGCTCCTATATGTTGACTCATTCACTTTCAAGAAATCAACCTAGCTTGTCAGCTTTTCTCCAATAGCAATTGGAGTGCTAGTTACTTTACAATTCTGCATAGAGAATTTGTTCAGAATTTTCTAGGCAAAAACCTTTTGGCTTAAGAAAATCCCTTGCTGAGTCTGAAATACTTCCATGCCAAGAAAATAGGACATTTCACCTAAATCTGACATTTCAAACGTGCTCTCCATTTTGCTTTTGAAATCTGAAAGCACAACATTGTTTTCACCTATTACCAACAAGTCATCCACATACAAGGAGACTATGAGCAGTGTTTCATCACATTCCTTCTTCACATATAGTGTTGGCTCACTGATGCTTCTCTTGAACCCCAAGCTTACTAGGTAGGTGTCGATTTTGTCATACCAGTCCCCTGGTGCCTGTTTTAAGCCATATAAGGCTTTTCTTAGCTTGAACACTTTGTCTTCTTCACCAACAACCTTAAAACCCTCTGGCTATtcaacaaatattttttcatcaaGAAAGCCATTGAGGAAATCAGATTTTACATCAAGTTGATGAAATTTCCACTACCTTTGAACGACAAAACAAAAGTTGTTTGCTTCTCGCAATCCAAATTTGGCACATGGAAACTGAAACTCGAGTATACAGATAGAGAGCCTCGATTCCAAGGTACGATCGATGGTTTCCTTTTGAGGCATTGTAATTATGGTTACATTTATGCCTCGCTGTGCCAGCAATCTAGCAATGTCAATCATAGGGGTCATACGGCCTTGAGCCATGAAGGGAAACACCATAAAGTGAAGTTGCTGCTCCTCTTGAGTAGGAGTCGCCATCGAAACTGTCAAAACTAAACCATAAGTCTGATTTTATTTACtgatataaattttgatgtttttattatatgtttgtaatatttaaGATATTGTATGTAAAAAGAAAAGGCAAGCAAAAGAAAGGAATGAGCAGGTGACATAAGGGCATACACAAGCATATTTGTGTATTTATGTGGAAAAAGTGAGTGAGGTTGTTCCTCATTTGTCACATTGTAATTGTAAGTCAACTGCTGGGTGGCTAATTTCGTATCAGAATTCAGAAACAAGGATGAAGGCAGACCAAGACTAGCATATTGATTTGTAAGTAgtcatcaaaattcaaatgtCCCTAAACCAAGTCCACTTTGATGgaagttttaatatatattttaatccgGATGCTTTGTAGTTCAGCTAATGGGTCATCTATATGATTTTAGGGAACTGGGacaatatatttcatatgagATACGGTATGATTTGTTATTGCTAGAAAACCAGTTTCCTTTTTTTGTGCTTTTGGAGTTGGATCTCATGATAACACTAAATCCTGGAACCTCGAAGGCATTTTTATCTGTTTGTTGAATCTGCTCTTGATTTTTTCTGCCAAGATCTGCAAAACCAGGAGCAAGGAAAAAAGAACATGTTTGATATAACATTTGACAATGACACTGAAGAACTCAAGATTCCAACCTTAAAAGTCGGTGATTCCGTAGAGCGTGAGTTCTGAAATTATATGGCCTACGAACAATTCTTCACATGGAGGTGTAGGaactaagaaaacataataaGAAATTTTAGCTGAAACTTAAGCTTTAAGCTTCAATATCTTgctaaacaaacaaacaaattcaGCTCAAGCTATAAGAACAGATTGCTTGATAGAAAACCAAAGTAGAAGAAGAATTTTTTGAAAGCTTCAACAACATTTCATTGAGAGCATAATGGCATTACATATACCAAGCAATCAACTTGtcagaaaaaaaatgaaaatgttacCTAAACATATATACCTAACTCCACTAACTAAGtcttaaaacttataaaaccTTGCTTGTACTCTTGGTTAAGCTGATTTATCAATCTATCAGCACCAAATTACATCAAGCATGTCAATAACTTAATTCAAATCTAACTAAGAAACAAAACATTAGCTGAAAGGTAACAGAATAGCAACATATGCTTCAGCTGCAACTTGCATGGTTCGAACTGCCTTGGTGTACTTGTAAGCCATCTTctaacactcctccttggcttGCATGCTACAAATTCTCAACTTGGCTCTCAAATTCTTGAAGCTTGACACACAAAGAGGCTTTGTCAAGATATCTGCCAATTGATCTTTCGAACTGCAATGAACCAGTCCAATTTCTTGATATTGTTCTATTTCCAGAACAAAATGAAACTTGATcttaaaatatgttgttttcCCATGGAACACTggattctttgcaattgcaacaaCATATTAGTTATCACATATGATCACTATTGCTTCTCTTTGATGCTAGTTCATATCTATCATGATCTTCCTTAACCAAATTGCTTGGTTAACAGCTTTTGCAGCTGCTATATACTCTGCCCCAGCTGTTGATTGAGAGACAACAAtttgcttctttgaactccaaCAAAAAATGGTTGAACCAAGGGTAAACAGACACCCTAAAGTTCTTTTTATATCATCTATGGATCCTGCCCAGTCATTGTTAGCAACACCAAGGAGCTTCATGGTGTCGACCTTGGTAAACATTATCCCAAAACTCAGAGTGCCTTTAATATATCTGAGGACTCTCTTTGCAGCTTGAAAATGGTTCACATTGCAGCAGTGCATGAACCTGGATAGGAGGCTGACTACAAACATTATGTCTGGTCTTGTGGCTGTCAAGTAGAGTAGACATCTAACTAAGCTCTTATATGTTGACTCATTCACTTTCTCGAAATCACCTTGGCTTGCCAGATTTTCTCCAATAACAACTGGAGTGCTAGTTGCTTTACAATTCTGCATGTAGAATCTATTCAGAAATTTCAAGGCAAAAGCCTTTTGGCTTAAAAAATCCCTTGTTGAGCCTGAAATACTTCCATGCCAAGAAAATAGGACATTTCACCTAAATCTAACATTTCAAACGTGCTTTCCATTTTGCTTTTGAAATATGAAAGCATATCATTGTTTTAACCTGTTACAAACAAGTTAGCCACATACAAGGAGACTATGAGTAGTGTTTCATCACATTCCTTCTCCACATATAGTGTTGGCTCACTGATGCTTCTCTCGAACCCTAAGCTTACTAGGTAGGTGTCGATTTTGTCATACCAGGCCTTTGGTGCCTATTTTAAGCCATACAAGACTTTTCTTAGCTTGAACACTTTGCAACTTTAAAACCCTTTGgttgttcaaaaaaatattttctcatcaaGAAAGCCATTGAGGAAAGCAGATTTTACACCAAGTTGATGAATTTTCCATTGCCTTTGAGCGGCTAATGCAACCAGTAATCTGATTGTATCAAGCCTAGCCACTGGTGCAAAtgttttaaagtaataaatccCATACTTCTGACTGAATCACTTCACTACTAACCTTGCCTTCAGCTTGTTCAAAGTTCCATCAGCATTATGCTTAGCTCAAAACACCCATTTTACTCCTATGACCTTCCTGTGAATTAACCTTGCAATTAACTCACAGGTTTGATTATTGTGAATCATgctcatttcatcaagcatagCTTGCCTCCATCCTTATTGAGCTTGAGCTTCTTCAAAACATGTTGGTTCAACAGTAGCCACATCTGCCCTATTTTATACTTCAATTAGTGGTCTAGTTCCCCTAACTGGCTCATGATCAATGTCCATCTCAGGACCATTTTGATCAACTTCAGTCTGGTCTGTCACTAAGTCTTTAGCAGTGCATTCTAATTCACTCTTGTCCCAATTCCAGCTTGACCTCTCATCAAATACAATATCTCTACTCACAAAGAATTTGTAGGATCCAGAATCCTATAGGCCTTTTTGACATTGCTATATTCCACTAGAATGCCAGACTTAGCCTTCTTTGCCAATTTGTCCCTCTTGACTGCAGGAATGTGTGCATAACATATGCAACCAAAGAACTTCAGGTGAGCAACTGATGGCTTGAACCCAAACCAATCCTCAAATGGTGTTTTTTTGAAACAAAGCCTTGGTTGGTAGCCTATTTTGAAAACAGACTGTAGTATTTACTGCCTCAGTCcaaaaaattttaggtaaattccTCTCAAACATCAAACATCTGGCCATATCCATCAAAGTTCGATTCTTCCTCTCACTAACACTATTTTATTGAGGTGTATAGGTGTTTGTGAGATGTGTTTGATGCTTGATTCATCACAAAAGTTTTGAAACATAGCTGAAGTGTACTCTGTGCCATTGTCTGACCTTAGTATCCTGAGTTTGCAACCTGATTGAGTTTCTGCTAGAACCTTaaatttccaaaacaataagGCCACTTCTAACTTGAGCTTTAGGAAGTAAACCTAGCagaacatttaataataatcaataaaaagaatgaagtacTTGCTACCATTCAAGGATTGTGTCTTCATGGGGCCAAACACACCAATGTGGACTAATTGTAGCTTTTTAGAGACTCTTCAAGCCTTGTTTATAGGAAATGGTAGTCTAGCTTGCTTTCCTAGCTGACATAGTTCACAAACATTCTCTTTTTTAActgtttttgtgaaattttcaaCCAAGTCTTCTTGGGACAAATGAAGTAGAGACTTATGGTTGACATGGCCTAATCTTTTATGTCAGAGTTTAGACTCATCTAAGAAAGTTGTATAGGCACTATCTGAACTTTTATTCTAGTCCATAATAAAACTTCTATCGTCATAGTccataataaaattcttaatattaaatattcttatatgaatttactaaaatcataatatataatactacaaaatataatttaaaattattattatcaaatataatttaataaaatatataatttaataaaattcttaatattaaatattcttatatgaatttactaaaatcataatatatataatttaatttttgaatgaatgcaAATGATTCACTATGAATGTTTCATTCATAAGATCTCCCCTGTTGTAACTTCTTCCTAGATAAAGATTGAAAAACAATAGCAAACAAATAATTCAAAggattttttcattaattttataaatgttaattgGGAGAAGTAACTCCAGAAATCATATGTTATAATTAATTCAGCACTTATGAGCTAAACAAAAGGAGCTTGATGATATCCCAATACACAAGTTTATACAAACTTGATAGCAATCTTCCATCAAAAGTGTACGGCTGAAGATAAGAGATGGTGACATTTTGGTAAGATAATGGTTCCAGGACAGCTTATCGCCCCAAAAGTGCAACACGATCCTTCTGTACTGCCTGTGTCAGGTTGATGTCAAAGAGTCCGAATCGTATGGGCATCTCCATCTCATAGAAGGGGTTCTTCAAAACATAATCTGTGTAGAGCTCATAAACAACTTTGAAGAGAGCCTCCATGTGCTGTGTCCCAGGTTCACAAACTACAAATAACTTTGTCCTTCAAAATCATAACATGCATATTTGCAAAATCAACAGTGTAAAGAATTCATCGAGTGGTTATTTAGAATCCATTTAAAGGAGAGAATTCATATTTGTACAGGAGTTTGAAGAATTCAGAATCCATTTAAAGGAGAGAATTCATATTTGTACATGCttcttgttattattaattataacagAGTTGAACTTGAGACTACCATGGTATATGAGTCAAAAACGAAATGTTAACAAAGTATGGCCCTTTTCATTTACCTTACTTGAATAATACCTCAAGTTGAAATGCAAATCTTAAGTAACTGTTTTATTTAGACGGGATAATATTATTACCTTGCAACACCCAACGCAAACACATAATGAGCTGTAAAAGGCTCAACAATCTGAAAGCACAAAAAGTGAGTTAAACATGGTGATCTTATAAaccttatttataaaattaaatctgcCATCTAAGTAATTTTTACCTTGGTGTTTTGCATCACTCGCAACTGAGGTAAAAGTGAAACAGCTTCCAGATATACACAGAATGCCCAGGAAATCCGATTCAATAGATTATGGGAAGTTGTTGGATGAATACACAGAGCTAGTACTGCACAAGGGACAACCTGAATCCAAATTCAAACGCCCATATGACTtctaaaatatgttaaaaaaaggaataaatccACTCAAGGAACAAAGAATATAATTGTATTGCTAAAACGTGTCTATGCGTAGCAATACAAAAAATGTAATACCTCAACAATTTTTGTTCAATTGGTTGccagataaaatatattaaatcaaaactaGAAGGGTGAGGTATAAGGTGACTTTCAAAGTGGTATTTAAAACAAACAAGTGCTAAGAAGAACTGAAGACAAGTTACAGCTCAATCGACAGTTAGAAGACTACCTACacatggaaaaaaataaagaaagagaacaaaacatatttaaccAGTAATTGAGGGTTAATCAATTCATTCATCCATCTTGTGTAAACGAAAAGGCCAATATCAAAAGGCATACTGGattttaacaaccaagctttATACATAGCAGGAAAGTCAGAAGAGAGAAAGAACAGCTCCTTTTGGTCCAAAAGCTACCTTTTTTTATCAACCAACATTCTACCCATACTTCATTCATGGAGAAGAATAGCAAGAAACGGATACCTTAAATCGAAAGAAACAAGAAATCAAGCCGGAAATTCAACCTAAAAACAgcttagcaaaaaaaaaaaaattggcacAAAGTCAGCAAAtcaaactctttaaaattttgctatttagCCATTACCTTAATGAGTTCTTGAAActactaaattaagaaaaaaaatccatgCAATCAGTATTAAATTTAAGCTACAAATTAATCGAAAACAATTCCAAATTAATCAAACTCTTTAAAGCACGTTGCCTATTTTACTTGCTATAGCTTTGTAGCTTACGAATGATAACCTGGAATGTCATGATTTCTGAACCTGGCTTTACTTCTCTTCTGGGGTGTAAGGAGTTCATGCTGCTCATTGCTACAATctaccaaatttcaaaataaagaatgCATCAATGAAAACAACAATTTGGTCTTTCGCATCAGAAATAATATGGTATATTGAAATCAGAGTCTAACAAATAATATCAACATAAGCTATCCTGGTTTTCTACAAGACGGACAACCTTCTTTTTGGTACAAGGAAATCTGAGGCTGATAGGTTGCTAAGTCCCCAAAGGccaagataagatttgccatacCCCGTAGGGACGTGCATTCGAGATTAGCACTGGAAAGCAGCCACCAAGGCAACTTACCGGCCATGGAGGTGAACGGACTTAGTATTGAACTAAGCTAACCCTTGGTTACTTGACATAAAAGTTATATTTTCTTAGGATTTAggaacaaacaaacaaacagaaaGTGAGAAATTTCATCCTCATTTACCTCTCTGATTTGCTTTACGCTTGACAATGTTCATGCAATGGAATTTATCATTATCTCATCAATCACTCTTCtagattcttttttcttttgtttctttcctaTTTCCTTTTGCTCTTCCTCATGATTCTCTTCACAGGATCTCCtgggaaaaaaaggaaaagaacaaCAACCAACTTTCCTTTTGGATATCTTGAATTTGGATGTTAAAATGACAAGAGAAAATGTTGGTAGACGCCACCCAAAATAGTTGTATTTAAcactttgcttcttttccaAACTAATTAACCCATGTTCAATGCATCAAACATATTTCAATCAAGAAACAATAAACAAAAACTATAAGGATTTAATAGAACAGATTCAACGgttcatttcatttccatttttctttttttctctttttttttcaaacagaaTCTGTTTAAACACTATCTCCCAAAATGGAATTCATTCACTTTTAGTTTACTAGTCAAAACAAGAAATCAAACCCAtcatttttcatataacaaaaCAAACTACAAGTGACAGAGATGTTCAAAACAACAACCAGATTGCTCGACATTTCAATATGGGAGAGGaataagttcaattttaaaGAAACAATGGAGTACCTTTGGAGCTTCTAGAGATTTGAGAACAGTTTTGTAACCCAAAGTGTATTTCCCACTTTTCATAACGAGAGCCAATCTGTTGTTAATGCTCTCATGGGTCTTCTTCTGCATCAAAATACCATCATCAACAACATAAAAATGAATTAGCATGTTTTCAGAAAATTTAggataaatattcaaaaaaaaaagaagaagaagagaaaatgagtaAAAGGGTCTTTACGGTCTTTTTGGAGGCAACCATTGTCGTCGGAGGACAGGAGATCTTCGGCGAGAAGGGAACTACGGCTTCTGTTGATGTTGGGAGGGAGAGGGTGGGGTGGGGTGGAGAATCGATTTCGGCTTGGGAGGGTAAAAGGGAGACCGATTAGGCAATCTTTGATTTTGGAACGTAATAGCAAATCGGCGCTAAAGCAGAGAAAAGTCAAATCCGTCCACAACGTAATAGTCCCGTATTAGGGCAATGTAGCGAACCAAACAAGGTATTCAGTGGGGCCACGGATTAGGGGTGTAATGGCTAAtccattacacccaaccaaacatgctctTAGTGTCATCATTTTCGTtacaaaatgcaatttgacctttttttttattaggttaagagctaaatttactaaaaaaagaataagggcCAAAGCGATAAAAAGTGTAgacattgagggttaaatttatcattatgcttAATAATATTGCAAAATAGATacggaaaatattaaaatgacaattttacccttaaatgaaaaaataatttatttatattgggGAAGGATCCACTTACACTCATATAAAGCTTAAGTGATTTTACACCttccataatttttatatgattaataatttaacaatacaacctttgaatttatcaatatatttgtacttgtcatgcatggAGATTTTTGAATCGATCGATATCTCTATCATTGATCTAAATTAacattgtttatattaatatatatttaatgattgaattttttacataaaatgaatagttagaaatatttaatttatatcaaatttgacatgcatAATTTACATGAATGAAGCGTAGAATATAACAATTggattgttaaattattaatcatataaaattacGGAAGGGTATAAAACCAATTAAGTTTTACACCGTATAAGTGGATCCATTAGTttgagtaaatattattttatgtttaaaaagtaaataatattttaataatttttgaaattataataattaataacataaaaagatcttaattaatctttatcttattttttagaAACCATTCATCTTCGTACTATTTTCTTAATGTCCTTCTCTCACTctcattcttttctttatcCACTCCCAAATTTCATCATCCTATCTTCTAAAATCTACCAggcaaatttagaatttttttagaggagttgaaattaaattttaattttaaaggattaaatcaaattttaaaggataaaatcaaaattttaacatttttaggaGGACAATGtggtaatttaatcatttttagggaggcaaaagtgaaattttatttttactaattttaaattttaaaatttctaaaagacctaaatgaaaaacttttcattttaggggggtcgGGCCCTTCCCAGCCCCCCTAGATACGCCACTGAAATCAATCTATCTTCATCTTCATTCTATTTTCTCAAAGCCATTCTTTCTCTCTcattcctttattttctttcactctcaaatttcatcatcttcatcctACTTTCTAGAAACCACCCATTTTTTCAGTTCGAAACAGTTCTCTATGCCATTGGCCACCGTTGTTCAACccaaagaggaaaaaaatagaTTCTATCCTTTAAATATTGTCTTTTCAAgttattcttcttttttaaaaaattaaaagaacccTATATCTAAAAGATTAGAATGAGATTTTCACCCAAAAATTCTAGTTGCTCACTCCATTGttttattcctttttcattAGGTTTGTGTTATTCAACATTATgttgattgtaacaccccaaactcagccTAAAAATTATGATCAAATCTGGAGAAATTACACCGATGCGTTTGGAAAATCGATTTCAATAAGTATTTAGAAAATACGACTATAGCAACATTCATTAAAAAGATGTTTGTTCACTTTCAAGAAACACTTAAGAAATTACTTAATCTACAGCAGAAAACCTTTTTCAGAGTTTAGTTTTGAAAATCGAAATCCATTTTGTCGACTTAAGTGATCTTACAGTCTCGCATtagaaaatatcatttatcgaagaattaaaccaaaaaactCAAAGCAAGTTCAGAACAGATTATGGACTCAAAAGACCAAGACAAATAATTACGAAAATCACCATATTTACATTAACTGTGAAAACAATGCGAGCTTCCACACGCCGTTTAGTCCTAAGTCAAGAGTTACCTGAACAGgcagaaataaaacaaaaaggttAGCTATAACACTTAGTGTATAACTAAACTCAACAGAAATTATACAAAACAGAATATACAAATCAAAGTAATGCAGAGAATTTTGTAATAATCATATAACTAGAATGGGGCAAATCAGAGTATCACAAAATTTTCGTAACAATCATATAAATAGAATGGAGAATACATGATTATACCAATGCGGTATTTTTCAGAAAGTCAAAATGCCGATTTTTCAGAAATCATCCTACCCAACTTTACTACACACAAAAatagagttccccagaacttatctaaccaaatcacaccaacagATAATTGTGGATAGTGTCACCTGAACTGTAGTCAAAACTGTCAGATCAGATATACGTGGTGTAAAaacccaaacccggcctaagagttatggtcgaatctggcgtgtcacattgaagtgtctttcgaaaatcgaactcgttggtaaaaatttgtttctaagtttaaaataaacccctttattattaattaacaaatcaactagtcaaaacgtttgtcttgttatctgatattgttttaataggttgatctaaaatcgcaGAAGCTTTTGAATACTCTAAAGTTTAAAattcgtgtctttgaaaacattaattattttgaaaattcgtcttctcctaaactagcagtttaaaacaagtaagcaaaagcccaattaaaaatttatacaaacataaatgaccttattacataaacaaaacctaacacaaactttaaattaaaaaaaaaaagcaaatgtAGAATAACTGCAGTTGTGTAGCCACcttcgagtccctcgcagcaccgacTCGCCTACAACTGGgaattacctgtacagttaaacagagggctgagtttacaaaaacttagtgtgtaatcccctaataagcaaacagtcaattaaacaatagataaatgcagtttgggcctgagcccgtTACAGTAACAGTCCAGTTCAATGTGGACCTAAGCCCTTTCCTGTAATAGTAAAtgattgggcttgagcccatcacaatgcTAGTAATCAGTAGGGCATTTGCCCATTTTCAGGGCCTTAGCCCATAACAGTAACATATATCAGTCATGC
The nucleotide sequence above comes from Gossypium raimondii isolate GPD5lz chromosome 13, ASM2569854v1, whole genome shotgun sequence. Encoded proteins:
- the LOC128036078 gene encoding uncharacterized protein LOC128036078, with protein sequence MSSMNSLHPRREVKPGSEIMTFQVVPCAVLALCIHPTTSHNLLNRISWAFCVYLEAVSLLPQLRVMQNTKIVEPFTAHYVFALGVASL